Proteins encoded within one genomic window of Bacillus thuringiensis:
- a CDS encoding DUF58 domain-containing protein encodes MNQQLVYTPLAEPFVMGVMSVVAVILSVFSSNILILSLVFLYVILIGAMHVYMRKVSCVEWEYSQGNSNVFIGETNMCKIKISNKSLFPIFNIVFRFKCENKLTWNHDEINKNHSTGSNYYMNFNLKGRESVSFDLQAVALKRGIVKWEEVEIVITDPFGFITNHITFKQVETPSYLVLPAVPKMQVPELQEWSRGFRKAMSSPLYDETKVMGVKSYENEDFRSIHWSATAKTGTITAKEYERTQSDKYAIYLNLQNKSGVSLRNDIEELIELTAGICKQLLMQNCSFEVWINSVKDNGLLHIKNGDNRKHLQNVLKVLASISDQDTPISSSYFYTAGFRRKELDAVPLILGTSPKKYSRTNKWIVIKE; translated from the coding sequence ATGAATCAACAACTTGTGTATACACCTTTAGCGGAGCCTTTCGTAATGGGAGTTATGTCAGTTGTAGCCGTTATTTTAAGTGTATTTTCAAGTAATATACTTATATTATCTCTCGTATTTTTATATGTAATTTTAATAGGTGCTATGCATGTATACATGCGTAAAGTATCTTGTGTTGAATGGGAATACAGTCAAGGAAATTCGAATGTTTTTATAGGTGAAACGAATATGTGCAAGATAAAAATTTCAAACAAGTCGTTATTCCCTATTTTCAATATCGTATTTCGATTTAAATGTGAAAATAAGCTTACTTGGAATCATGATGAAATAAACAAAAATCATAGTACAGGTTCAAATTATTATATGAACTTTAATTTAAAAGGAAGGGAGTCAGTTTCATTTGATTTGCAGGCTGTAGCGTTAAAAAGAGGAATTGTGAAATGGGAAGAAGTAGAAATTGTTATTACGGATCCTTTTGGATTCATAACGAACCATATAACATTTAAACAAGTTGAAACGCCGTCCTATTTAGTTTTACCAGCTGTTCCGAAAATGCAAGTTCCTGAATTACAAGAATGGTCACGAGGATTTCGAAAAGCGATGTCTTCACCGCTATATGATGAAACGAAAGTAATGGGAGTGAAGTCGTATGAAAATGAAGATTTTCGTTCCATCCACTGGAGTGCAACAGCGAAAACAGGGACGATAACTGCGAAAGAGTACGAGCGAACACAATCAGATAAATATGCGATTTATCTCAACTTGCAAAATAAAAGTGGCGTTTCATTGCGAAATGATATAGAAGAATTAATTGAATTAACAGCAGGCATATGTAAACAACTTCTTATGCAAAACTGTTCATTTGAAGTATGGATCAATAGTGTAAAAGATAACGGGTTATTGCATATAAAAAATGGGGATAATCGGAAACATTTGCAAAATGTATTAAAAGTACTTGCCTCAATATCGGATCAGGACACGCCTATATCTTCTTCTTATTTTTACACAGCGGGCTTTCGGCGAAAGGAATTGGATGCGGTTCCTTTAATCCTTGGTACTTCTCCAAAGAAATATAGTAGAACAAACAAATGGATTGTAATCAAAGAATAA
- a CDS encoding AAA family ATPase, translating into MGTLKKIINNISKVIIGKDESIELAAIALIAKGHILLEDVPGTGKTTLAKSLAKSVDAKFQRIQFTADTLPGDVIGLEYFDVKESEFKTRLGPIFANIVLVDEINRAVPRTQSSLLEVMEERTVTIAKQTHSLPEPFLVIATQNPFESAGTFPLPDAQLDRFLLTIRQGYPTREAEKEMMNRFQMNDPLETLHSIISSEEIIMMQKRASEVLVGNDVQDYLLEIIEATRKHELIEIGVSPRGTLAFMRAIQARAILNERDYCTPDDIKILAASICAHRLTLTIEGEMKTTKEQIMKEILHTISVPVENVR; encoded by the coding sequence ATGGGCACGTTGAAAAAGATTATCAACAACATTTCAAAGGTAATCATAGGCAAAGATGAATCAATTGAGTTGGCTGCAATAGCTCTAATAGCGAAAGGGCATATTTTATTAGAAGATGTACCTGGAACAGGAAAAACTACATTAGCGAAAAGTTTGGCTAAAAGTGTGGACGCTAAGTTCCAAAGAATCCAATTTACAGCGGATACTTTGCCTGGAGATGTTATTGGTCTTGAATATTTTGATGTGAAGGAATCGGAATTTAAAACGAGGTTAGGTCCTATTTTTGCAAATATCGTATTAGTGGATGAAATTAATCGAGCTGTACCGAGAACACAATCTTCGTTACTTGAGGTTATGGAAGAACGTACTGTTACGATTGCGAAACAGACACATTCATTACCAGAACCTTTTTTAGTTATAGCAACGCAAAATCCGTTTGAATCAGCCGGCACATTTCCGTTACCTGATGCTCAATTAGACCGGTTTTTACTTACGATTCGACAAGGTTATCCGACGAGAGAAGCTGAAAAGGAAATGATGAACCGGTTTCAAATGAATGATCCGTTAGAAACGTTACACTCTATTATTTCAAGTGAAGAAATTATTATGATGCAAAAGCGTGCAAGTGAAGTATTAGTAGGAAATGATGTGCAAGATTATCTTCTTGAAATTATTGAGGCAACGCGTAAGCATGAGCTAATTGAAATTGGTGTAAGTCCGCGGGGGACGTTGGCATTTATGAGAGCGATTCAAGCACGGGCTATATTAAATGAAAGAGATTACTGTACGCCAGATGATATAAAGATACTTGCTGCATCTATATGCGCTCATCGTTTAACGTTAACGATAGAGGGGGAGATGAAAACAACAAAAGAACAAATCATGAAAGAAATTCTTCATACAATTAGTGTGCCGGTGGAGAATGTACGATGA
- a CDS encoding zinc ribbon domain-containing protein YjdM, with translation MSNLPNCPKCNSEYTYEDGDFFVCPECAYEWTLELETENSEDTKMIKDTNGNILNDGDSVTVIKDLKVKGTSSVVKIGTKVKNIRLVEGDHDIDCKIDGFGAMKLKSEFVKKV, from the coding sequence ATGTCTAATTTACCTAATTGTCCAAAATGTAATTCAGAGTACACTTACGAAGATGGGGATTTTTTTGTTTGCCCAGAATGTGCCTATGAGTGGACTTTAGAATTAGAAACTGAAAATAGTGAAGATACAAAGATGATTAAAGATACAAATGGAAATATCTTGAACGATGGTGATTCTGTAACAGTTATCAAAGATCTTAAAGTAAAAGGAACTTCATCAGTTGTAAAAATCGGTACAAAAGTGAAAAACATCCGTTTAGTTGAGGGTGACCATGATATTGATTGTAAAATTGATGGTTTTGGAGCTATGAAATTAAAATCTGAATTTGTTAAAAAGGTTTAA
- a CDS encoding SulP family inorganic anion transporter, giving the protein MRGLFTGRFEGYSLGHLQKDLLAGVIVGVVAIPLAMSFAIASGVKPEYGIYTTCIAGILISLFGGSKYQIGGPTGAFVPILLGIVITYGYEDLLLAGLLAGIILCLMGIFKLGSLIKFIPRPVTIGFTSGIAVIIFTGQIASFLGLTGIKKHEEFIANLQEIFTHISTTNFYSVITALICFLVILITPKILPKVPGSLVGIMVSTIIATVFFSDHILTIGTAYGTIPSTLPQFGIPEITVERIKQLIGPAFVIAMLGGIESLLSAVVADGMTNSKHNSNKELIGQGIANIVTPLFGGIPATGAIARTATNIRSGAVSPMSGVIHGGFVLFTLLLLAPYASHIPLASMAPILMVVAWNMSERKHFMHILKMKTGDSLVLLVTFLLTVFTSLTTAVEIGLILAVILFTKRMSNMLVISKVLPDHTRKNEKLLPHVVNKAHDCPQISIYTIEGPLFFGAAQTFEQNILATIHYKPKVLILRMGKVPFIDTTGESYFRNIVQHFKKQGGVILVSGIQSELKTTLDKNGLYAEIGEENFFDHTGEAINCALRQLNTNKCLGCKHFAFHECTELAQQSQDMNAIKNKANALD; this is encoded by the coding sequence ATGAGAGGGTTATTTACAGGAAGGTTTGAAGGATATTCATTGGGGCATTTGCAAAAGGATCTTCTTGCGGGAGTGATTGTTGGAGTTGTTGCGATTCCACTTGCTATGTCTTTTGCAATAGCCTCTGGTGTTAAGCCAGAGTATGGAATTTATACAACATGTATTGCAGGGATACTCATTTCTCTATTTGGTGGTTCAAAGTATCAAATTGGAGGACCTACAGGTGCTTTTGTTCCAATTCTTTTAGGAATTGTCATTACCTATGGATACGAAGATTTACTACTTGCTGGTTTATTAGCTGGAATTATTTTATGTCTTATGGGAATTTTTAAACTAGGGTCTTTAATAAAGTTTATTCCGCGTCCTGTAACAATTGGCTTTACGTCAGGAATCGCTGTCATTATCTTTACAGGACAAATTGCTAGTTTTTTAGGTCTTACAGGTATAAAAAAACATGAGGAATTTATAGCAAATCTGCAAGAAATCTTTACGCATATCAGTACTACGAATTTTTACAGTGTAATAACTGCTTTGATTTGTTTTCTTGTCATACTCATAACACCAAAGATTTTGCCAAAAGTACCAGGTTCATTGGTGGGTATTATGGTTTCCACTATAATTGCAACTGTATTTTTCTCAGATCATATACTTACTATTGGTACAGCATATGGTACGATTCCTAGTACACTTCCTCAGTTTGGTATACCAGAAATTACGGTAGAGCGTATAAAACAGTTAATTGGCCCTGCATTTGTTATTGCGATGCTTGGTGGTATTGAATCTCTTTTATCCGCCGTCGTAGCAGATGGTATGACGAATAGTAAACACAATAGTAATAAAGAACTTATCGGTCAAGGAATTGCTAATATTGTTACACCATTATTTGGAGGTATTCCGGCAACTGGAGCAATTGCCCGCACAGCAACCAATATTAGGAGCGGAGCTGTATCACCGATGTCTGGTGTTATTCATGGGGGATTTGTATTATTCACGCTTTTATTGTTAGCCCCATATGCTTCACATATTCCGCTTGCTAGTATGGCTCCAATATTAATGGTGGTAGCATGGAATATGAGCGAACGAAAACATTTTATGCACATACTTAAAATGAAGACAGGGGATTCTCTTGTATTACTTGTAACATTTCTACTGACTGTATTTACAAGTTTGACAACAGCTGTGGAAATCGGACTTATTTTAGCTGTTATTTTATTTACAAAACGTATGAGCAACATGCTTGTTATATCTAAAGTGCTTCCAGATCACACAAGAAAGAACGAGAAATTGTTGCCACATGTGGTAAATAAAGCTCACGATTGTCCACAAATCAGCATTTACACAATAGAAGGACCATTATTCTTTGGAGCTGCTCAAACATTTGAACAAAACATTCTAGCGACCATTCATTATAAACCAAAAGTTTTAATTTTGCGTATGGGAAAAGTTCCTTTTATTGATACAACAGGAGAATCCTATTTTAGGAATATTGTTCAGCATTTCAAAAAGCAAGGTGGCGTAATTCTTGTTTCAGGAATTCAATCAGAGCTAAAAACAACTCTAGATAAGAATGGATTATACGCGGAGATTGGCGAAGAAAACTTTTTTGATCATACAGGGGAAGCAATCAACTGTGCTTTAAGACAGTTGAATACAAACAAATGTCTAGGATGTAAGCACTTTGCTTTTCATGAATGCACGGAGCTGGCTCAGCAATCTCAGGATATGAATGCAATAAAGAATAAAGCAAATGCATTAGATTAG
- a CDS encoding ArsR/SmtB family transcription factor gives MGTEMQQFKADFFKALSHPLRIGILEVLSEGEKSVNEIQSILNKEGSAVSQQLSLLRAKNIVVGTKDGKRVLYSLRDPMIINLLVVARKIFNNHLIDTISMLEELDETEGETIVTEV, from the coding sequence ATGGGAACTGAAATGCAACAATTTAAAGCTGATTTTTTTAAAGCCTTATCGCACCCTTTACGAATAGGTATTTTAGAAGTTTTATCAGAAGGTGAAAAAAGTGTAAATGAAATTCAAAGTATTCTTAATAAGGAAGGTTCAGCTGTCTCTCAACAGTTAAGTTTGCTACGTGCTAAAAATATTGTTGTTGGCACCAAAGATGGAAAACGAGTTTTATATTCTCTTCGGGACCCTATGATAATAAATTTACTGGTAGTTGCACGGAAAATTTTTAACAACCATTTAATCGATACGATTTCAATGTTAGAAGAGCTAGATGAAACAGAAGGCGAAACGATAGTTACGGAGGTGTAG
- a CDS encoding putative quinol monooxygenase: MIIIHAIFQVDPAKQQSFLEEIQPLLHGSREESGNVSYDLYKDTEKENVYTMVEVWKDEASVASHNTSEHFTSFVSKASQFLTAPLNIKAYNGELVK; this comes from the coding sequence ATGATTATTATTCACGCAATATTTCAAGTAGATCCAGCAAAACAACAATCATTTTTAGAAGAAATTCAGCCACTACTTCATGGTTCAAGAGAAGAAAGTGGAAATGTATCTTATGATCTTTATAAAGATACGGAAAAAGAAAATGTATATACGATGGTAGAAGTATGGAAAGATGAAGCATCCGTTGCGAGTCATAATACGAGTGAACACTTCACATCTTTCGTTAGTAAAGCATCACAGTTTTTAACTGCTCCACTTAATATAAAAGCTTATAATGGAGAGTTAGTAAAATAA
- a CDS encoding nitroreductase family protein, with translation MTNSVKTNDFNEILTGRRSIRKYDPSVKISKEEMTEILTEATLAPSSVNMQPWRFLVIESDEAKATLAPLAKFNQSQVETSSAMIALFGDLNNFDNAEEIYGTAVECGLMPAEVKEDQMKKLSAYFSMVTPEVMKDTVLIDGGLVAMQFMLAARAHGYDTCPIGGFEKDQIAEAFGLDKDRHVPVMLISIGKAADSGYQSVRLPVEKVAEWK, from the coding sequence ATGACTAACTCAGTAAAAACAAATGATTTTAACGAAATTTTAACAGGACGTCGTTCAATTCGTAAGTACGATCCTTCAGTGAAAATTAGCAAAGAAGAAATGACAGAAATTCTTACAGAAGCAACACTTGCACCATCTTCAGTAAACATGCAACCATGGAGATTTTTAGTGATTGAAAGTGACGAAGCGAAAGCAACACTTGCACCGCTTGCGAAATTCAATCAATCACAAGTAGAAACATCTTCAGCGATGATCGCTTTATTTGGTGACTTAAACAACTTTGATAACGCAGAAGAAATTTATGGTACAGCAGTAGAGTGTGGACTTATGCCAGCTGAAGTAAAAGAAGATCAAATGAAAAAACTTTCAGCTTATTTCTCAATGGTTACACCAGAAGTAATGAAAGACACAGTACTAATTGACGGTGGTCTTGTAGCAATGCAATTTATGCTAGCAGCTCGTGCTCACGGCTATGACACTTGTCCAATTGGTGGTTTTGAGAAAGATCAAATCGCAGAAGCTTTCGGACTAGATAAAGACCGTCACGTACCAGTTATGCTAATTTCAATCGGAAAAGCTGCTGACAGTGGTTACCAATCAGTACGTCTTCCAGTTGAAAAAGTTGCAGAGTGGAAGTAA
- a CDS encoding MarR family winged helix-turn-helix transcriptional regulator: MTSSCSKEAIILYKLHFLNKEVSSKFEGCTGMSQSRLELILQLYEVGEISQKALQQEVNIDNAAITRHLKQLEANEMIVRRKNPDDNRITLVSLTEEGRNKIQAFQEEKERFAASAFKGLSEEERDNLLNMLNHIQENIKEL; this comes from the coding sequence TTGACAAGTTCATGCTCAAAAGAAGCGATTATTTTATATAAATTACACTTTCTAAATAAAGAAGTAAGTTCGAAATTTGAAGGGTGTACGGGTATGAGCCAATCTCGTTTAGAGCTTATACTTCAGTTATATGAAGTAGGTGAAATTAGTCAAAAAGCACTTCAACAAGAAGTGAATATTGATAATGCGGCGATTACGAGGCATTTAAAGCAGCTTGAGGCTAATGAAATGATTGTAAGACGTAAAAATCCAGATGATAACAGAATTACGTTAGTTTCTCTTACTGAAGAGGGACGAAATAAAATTCAGGCGTTTCAAGAGGAAAAAGAACGTTTTGCAGCATCTGCATTTAAAGGATTAAGTGAGGAAGAACGCGATAATCTTTTAAATATGTTAAATCACATTCAAGAAAATATAAAAGAATTATAA
- a CDS encoding elongation factor G: protein MTTINIGIVAHVDAGKTSLTERILYETNVIKEIGRVDSGNTQTDSMKLERQRGITIKASVVSFFIDDVKVNVIDTPGHADFIAEVERSFRVLDGAILVISAVEGVQAQTKILMRTLQKLNIPTILFVNKIDRSGANTEKVMKQIKEVLSNEAFPFYSVLNEGTKEARIIEYKSYDDCMELLAPYKESLLASYVNNEIVPDVLLREELEKQIQQANVYPIFFGSAMTGIGVTEILEKLPALMPALTSAQEEPLSGIVFKIEREPSGEKVAYIRLFSGSLHVRKYVDIQRNESLPHKEKIKKMCMFHKGNAVQSTIVPSGEFCKVWGLNDIKIGDIIGERTDYIKDIHFAEPQMEAAIDAIPKERIHDLYAALIELCEEDPLIKVWKDDVHNELYIRLFGEVQKEVIETTLYEKYNLQVTFSNTRVVCIEKPIGVGNSIEVMGEKANPFYATIGFKIERGELNSGITYNLGVELGSLPLAFHKAIEDTVFQTLKQGLYGWEVTDISVTLTHTGYASPVTTASDFRNLTPLVLMDALKKAETYVYEPVNEFALTVPEQAISTAMYKLAAIPATFAEPILYNDSYQLAGSLPVAKTESFKRILHSFTEGEGIFTTRPAGFTKLMAPFPTRKRVDYNPLNRKDYLLHVLKAY, encoded by the coding sequence ATGACAACAATAAATATAGGGATTGTCGCGCACGTAGACGCTGGCAAGACGAGTTTGACTGAGCGTATTCTTTATGAAACGAATGTGATTAAAGAAATTGGCCGAGTAGATAGTGGTAATACACAAACTGACTCAATGAAATTAGAAAGACAACGCGGAATTACGATTAAAGCATCTGTCGTTTCTTTCTTTATTGATGATGTAAAAGTAAATGTCATTGATACACCTGGACACGCTGATTTTATCGCTGAAGTGGAGCGATCATTCCGCGTTCTAGACGGTGCGATTTTAGTTATCTCTGCCGTTGAAGGCGTGCAAGCACAAACAAAAATTTTAATGCGAACGTTACAGAAACTAAACATACCGACTATTTTATTCGTTAATAAAATTGATCGTAGTGGCGCAAACACTGAAAAAGTTATGAAACAAATAAAAGAGGTTCTTTCAAATGAAGCATTCCCCTTCTACTCTGTTCTAAACGAAGGAACGAAAGAAGCCCGGATCATTGAATACAAATCATATGACGATTGTATGGAACTGTTAGCACCATATAAGGAATCGTTACTTGCGTCATATGTAAATAACGAAATCGTACCGGACGTATTATTAAGAGAAGAACTCGAAAAACAAATACAGCAAGCAAATGTGTATCCAATCTTTTTCGGTTCAGCAATGACAGGTATAGGAGTAACTGAAATACTTGAAAAACTTCCGGCCCTAATGCCAGCTCTTACATCGGCACAAGAGGAACCATTATCCGGTATTGTTTTTAAAATTGAACGTGAACCTTCTGGAGAAAAGGTTGCTTATATAAGACTTTTTTCAGGTAGTTTACACGTTAGAAAATATGTGGATATACAACGCAATGAGTCTCTACCACATAAGGAAAAGATTAAAAAAATGTGTATGTTTCATAAGGGAAATGCTGTTCAATCTACTATCGTTCCTAGCGGAGAATTTTGCAAAGTGTGGGGACTGAATGATATAAAAATTGGTGATATTATCGGCGAACGTACGGATTATATAAAAGATATTCACTTTGCCGAACCACAAATGGAAGCAGCCATTGATGCAATACCAAAAGAACGAATTCACGATTTATACGCTGCACTTATCGAACTATGTGAAGAAGATCCACTCATTAAAGTGTGGAAAGACGATGTTCATAACGAACTATACATTCGCCTATTCGGTGAAGTACAAAAAGAAGTGATTGAAACTACACTTTATGAGAAATATAATTTGCAGGTTACTTTTTCAAATACACGAGTTGTATGTATTGAGAAACCAATTGGCGTAGGTAATAGCATTGAAGTAATGGGTGAAAAAGCGAATCCATTTTACGCAACAATTGGTTTTAAAATTGAACGTGGTGAACTTAACTCTGGCATAACGTATAACTTAGGTGTTGAGCTTGGTTCATTGCCTTTAGCATTTCATAAAGCAATTGAAGATACAGTATTTCAAACGTTAAAACAAGGTTTATACGGATGGGAAGTTACGGACATTTCCGTCACACTTACACATACCGGTTATGCTAGCCCTGTTACAACAGCGAGTGACTTTAGAAACTTAACACCGCTCGTTTTAATGGATGCTTTAAAAAAAGCTGAAACATATGTATATGAACCAGTTAATGAGTTTGCATTAACTGTACCGGAGCAGGCAATTAGTACCGCAATGTATAAGCTCGCTGCTATTCCAGCAACTTTTGCAGAGCCTATATTATATAATGATTCTTACCAATTAGCAGGATCATTACCTGTTGCGAAAACAGAGAGTTTCAAACGAATACTACATTCATTTACAGAAGGAGAAGGCATATTTACAACGAGGCCAGCTGGTTTCACAAAACTTATGGCTCCCTTCCCTACTCGAAAACGTGTTGATTATAATCCGCTGAACCGAAAAGATTATTTGCTTCATGTGTTGAAGGCTTATTAG
- a CDS encoding cupin domain-containing protein codes for MAEKNAFFESDLVQDFNRDIEQYHLGPLWNAIPDLMKHTPEPHAQAYLWKSELLQKKLTEATQIFTPDRGGERRAIYLQNPGLNYRKPWGWASTTQTLYAAVQLIQPGETAPSHRHVQNALRFVMEGEGAYSIVQGERIFMERGDFLTTPNGLWHGHGHTGDKPMIWMDCLDIPTIYYLGGTFFEPYPEKIEQPNVPDNYTAQRYEGGMVRPISDRYVKKAPLSSYKWAGTEVALNGLSRFEPDAYDGYAVEYINPSNGETACPTIAAWMQKLPKGFKGKAHRHTHASIYHVHEGSGYTIINGVRFDWSKGDFFVVPNWAWHEHVALENSYVFSTNDLPILEKFGLERKQEYENNNGYQTITGEFEPALP; via the coding sequence ATGGCGGAAAAAAATGCTTTTTTTGAAAGTGACCTTGTACAAGATTTCAATCGTGATATCGAACAATACCATCTTGGCCCGCTATGGAACGCAATCCCAGATTTAATGAAACATACACCGGAACCTCATGCACAAGCATACCTTTGGAAATCTGAATTGCTCCAAAAAAAGTTAACGGAAGCAACGCAAATATTTACACCAGACCGAGGGGGAGAACGCCGGGCCATCTACTTACAAAACCCGGGACTTAATTATAGAAAACCGTGGGGATGGGCATCGACTACACAAACGTTATATGCAGCGGTTCAATTAATACAACCCGGTGAAACTGCTCCATCACACAGACATGTCCAGAATGCTTTGAGATTTGTCATGGAAGGAGAAGGAGCATATTCAATTGTTCAAGGAGAACGTATTTTCATGGAACGGGGTGACTTCTTAACAACGCCAAATGGCCTTTGGCATGGACATGGTCATACAGGTGACAAACCGATGATTTGGATGGATTGCCTTGATATTCCGACCATTTATTATCTTGGCGGTACGTTCTTCGAGCCATATCCAGAAAAAATTGAACAGCCTAATGTGCCGGACAATTATACTGCTCAGCGTTATGAAGGCGGAATGGTTCGACCAATTTCGGACCGATATGTAAAGAAAGCTCCACTTAGTTCTTATAAATGGGCAGGGACGGAAGTGGCGCTTAATGGACTAAGTCGTTTTGAACCAGATGCATACGATGGTTATGCGGTTGAATATATAAATCCATCGAATGGTGAAACAGCGTGTCCAACGATTGCAGCTTGGATGCAAAAATTACCGAAGGGATTCAAAGGAAAAGCGCATCGCCATACACATGCATCAATCTATCATGTGCATGAAGGATCAGGATATACGATAATTAATGGCGTTCGCTTCGACTGGTCTAAAGGAGATTTCTTTGTCGTACCAAACTGGGCATGGCACGAACACGTTGCACTAGAAAATAGTTATGTATTTTCAACAAATGATCTTCCTATTTTAGAAAAATTCGGGTTAGAGCGGAAACAGGAATATGAGAACAATAATGGATATCAAACAATCACTGGAGAGTTTGAACCAGCGTTACCATAA
- a CDS encoding DinB family protein: MTKNLQVHATESIHESINKIKTIVKPLPEEIIYWKPSEDEWSIMQIITHVAESIPYWAKEISNIKVNHENLWGRGLTDEVRLQAVSEENIRKQSIEEVIQQISLIPLTIENVLSTLTDDELNIQAPSRNPRFNNKSIDFIVNHLIVEHTEKHYKQIERNLSKFNER; the protein is encoded by the coding sequence ATGACGAAAAACTTACAAGTCCACGCGACCGAGTCTATTCATGAATCAATCAATAAGATAAAAACGATTGTTAAGCCTTTACCAGAGGAAATCATCTACTGGAAACCTTCAGAAGATGAATGGTCAATTATGCAGATCATTACACATGTAGCGGAATCTATTCCGTATTGGGCGAAAGAAATTAGCAATATTAAAGTAAATCATGAAAATTTATGGGGGCGTGGTTTAACAGATGAAGTGCGCCTGCAAGCAGTTTCAGAAGAGAATATTCGTAAGCAATCTATAGAAGAAGTCATTCAGCAAATTTCTTTAATACCACTCACTATAGAAAATGTACTAAGCACATTAACAGACGACGAGTTGAATATTCAGGCTCCAAGTCGTAATCCTCGTTTTAATAATAAGTCGATTGATTTTATTGTGAATCACCTCATCGTAGAACATACAGAAAAGCATTATAAACAAATCGAGCGGAATTTAAGTAAGTTTAATGAACGATAA
- a CDS encoding fumarylacetoacetate hydrolase family protein: MKLVTFTHNGETRVAALENGNLIDLHAAYKAKLTSEGNLRATQIAEAYIPKDMNGFLQGGSESMNLAKEAIDYALMKNHKEKLVFEEGEVKIEAPVPSPGKIICVGHNYREHILEMKRELPAFPVIFAKFANTVVGPQDDIPFYPISEQLDYEAEFAFVIGKRARNISEEDALQYVAGYTIVNDITYRDIQRRTIQWLQGKTVEGSAPMGPWLITSDELKNPSGLEIVLTVNGEKRQQSNTANLVFSVQYLVSFLSGLMTLEPGDVILTGTPGGVGVARNPQVFLKDGDIVRIEVDGVGVLENKVRQKLEVPVL, translated from the coding sequence ATGAAACTTGTTACTTTTACACATAATGGAGAAACGAGAGTTGCAGCTTTAGAAAACGGGAATTTGATTGATTTACATGCTGCTTATAAAGCAAAACTGACAAGTGAGGGAAACCTTCGGGCCACTCAAATTGCAGAGGCGTATATACCAAAGGATATGAATGGGTTTTTACAAGGTGGATCAGAAAGTATGAATCTAGCAAAAGAAGCGATCGATTATGCACTTATGAAAAACCATAAAGAAAAATTGGTATTTGAAGAAGGTGAAGTGAAGATTGAGGCTCCAGTACCTTCGCCAGGAAAAATTATATGTGTAGGTCACAATTATCGTGAACATATTTTGGAAATGAAACGAGAATTACCTGCTTTTCCGGTTATCTTTGCAAAGTTTGCGAATACAGTAGTCGGTCCGCAAGATGATATTCCATTTTATCCAATTTCAGAACAATTAGATTATGAAGCTGAATTTGCTTTTGTAATTGGAAAGCGTGCTCGTAATATTTCAGAAGAAGATGCCCTCCAATATGTAGCTGGTTACACAATTGTAAATGATATTACTTATCGTGATATTCAGCGCCGTACAATTCAATGGCTTCAAGGGAAGACTGTTGAAGGAAGTGCTCCAATGGGACCATGGTTAATTACTTCAGATGAATTAAAGAACCCATCTGGTTTGGAAATTGTATTAACGGTAAATGGAGAGAAACGTCAACAGTCTAATACTGCTAATTTAGTATTCTCGGTACAATATCTCGTTTCGTTTTTATCCGGTCTAATGACACTAGAGCCAGGGGACGTCATTTTAACAGGTACGCCAGGTGGTGTAGGAGTTGCACGTAATCCGCAAGTATTTCTTAAAGATGGGGATATCGTTCGAATCGAAGTTGATGGAGTAGGTGTACTAGAAAATAAAGTGAGACAAAAGTTAGAGGTGCCAGTACTATGA